The following is a genomic window from Marinobacter sp. NP-4(2019).
ATCCACCTTCAACAGACCCACGAACTGATCAAGATCCTGAGACTGCTGATTGAGCATCACAGTCCGCAGGCGGTGGTGATCACCGAAACCAACGTGCCTAACCGGGAGAACCTGACGTACTTCGGTAACGCCAATGAAGCTCACGCGATTTACAACTTTTCCCTGCCGCCGCTGCTGATCCATACCCTGGTGACCGGAAATTGCCGCCACCTGAAGACCTGGCTGATGAGCATGCCGCCGGCCCAGTTGGGCACCACCTACCTGAATTTTATTGCCTCTCATGACGGTGTCGGGTTGCGGCCGACAGATGGCCTGCTCACGGACGATGAGAAGCAGGGGCTGATCAATACCATGGAGTCCTTCGGGGGCAAGGTCTCATACCGCCGCACGGAAGACGGTCGTGACCAGCCCTATGAGATCAATATCGCGCTGTACGATGCGCTCAAGGGTACGGTCAAAGGTGGGGCCGATCACTGGCAATTGCAGCGATTCATCTGTGCTCATACGGTAATGCTGGCGCTGGAGGGGATCCCGGCCTTTTACATTCACAGTTTGCTGGCCACAGAAAATGATTACGAGCGGGCGGAGCATACCGGCCGTCTGCGTTCCATCAATCGGGGGCAGTGGAAGCTGGAGTCGATCGAAAGTGAACTTGCCAATCCGTTGAGTCATCACAGCAAGGTGTTCCGGGAGCTGAAGCGCCTGATCGCGATTCGTCGGCGGCAACCGGCGTTTCATCCCAATGCCACCCAGTTCACGCTCCACCTCGGGCTGCAGTTGTTTGGATTCTGGCGCCAGAGCATGCGCCGGGATCAGTCCATTTTCTGCATTCACAACATCAGTGATGAAGTGCAGCAGGTGGCGCTCAGTGACATTAACCTGATTGGCACCGACCAGTGGGTGGACCTTATTTCCGGGTTACAGGTGGATGACTTGAGTGGCTCCATTACGCTGAAACCCTACCAGAGCGTCTGGTTGTCAAACCGGGAGTAGGGCAGAATGCGGCCATGCTCAAGCAACCGCAATCATCATCAAAACCACGAGTACTTCTGCTCTCAGCCTACGATGCCGGCAGCCACAAACGCTGGCGGGAACAACTGGTCGCCAGCCAGCCGGCATTTGACTGGCATGTGCTTGCCTTGCCGCCCCGGTTTTTCCGCTGGCGGATTCGCGGTAACGCGCTGACCTGGCTGCAGGAACCTTCCCTTCAGGAGCACTGGGATCTACTGCTGGTGACATCCATGGTGGATCTGGCGTCCATTCGCGGCTTCCATTCCCATCTCGCCCGTACCCCGGCCTTGCTCTACATGCACGAGAACCAGTTTGCCTATCCGGATTCCGGCAAGCAGCACTCCAGCGCTGAGCCTAAAATGGTCAACTTGTACAGCGCGGTTGCTGCGGATGGCGTGGT
Proteins encoded in this region:
- a CDS encoding sugar phosphorylase; its protein translation is MKEPLKSKLAGMLEVVYPDLDSGFLAEKLLKTMGLAPNQEPPPAHQNNWDESDIVLITYADTIRRADEKPLVTLHEFLMDCLADTVSVVHILPFFPYSSDDGFSVMDYLAVNESHGTWEDIERIARDFKLMADLVINHMSARSRWFENFRKRVDPGKDYFFEASLTDDLSAVVRPRTSPLLNPVMTEDGERYVWCTFSEDQVDLNFANPKVLTEFVSIIRKYLERGVILFRFDAVAFLWKEPGTPSIHLQQTHELIKILRLLIEHHSPQAVVITETNVPNRENLTYFGNANEAHAIYNFSLPPLLIHTLVTGNCRHLKTWLMSMPPAQLGTTYLNFIASHDGVGLRPTDGLLTDDEKQGLINTMESFGGKVSYRRTEDGRDQPYEINIALYDALKGTVKGGADHWQLQRFICAHTVMLALEGIPAFYIHSLLATENDYERAEHTGRLRSINRGQWKLESIESELANPLSHHSKVFRELKRLIAIRRRQPAFHPNATQFTLHLGLQLFGFWRQSMRRDQSIFCIHNISDEVQQVALSDINLIGTDQWVDLISGLQVDDLSGSITLKPYQSVWLSNRE